In Zingiber officinale cultivar Zhangliang chromosome 8B, Zo_v1.1, whole genome shotgun sequence, a single genomic region encodes these proteins:
- the LOC122017002 gene encoding protein PXR1-like, with the protein MANERSDGKESKNGAKKEAEGQSKVGKSKGKGLEIDMKKQIQRKPKEEAEKKKKEQVVVEKKKMTKRKMGDESLEMEKKKRRSTVGATENSEKKERKVKKGDMGEDTAKKEKSRKKIENVSSIADDEEEAGNVSCSFPMSRVRRLMRLEGGNANVTITGIASNAVFLVNKASEMFLEKFVEDSYSRGTKRQKKSLNYNDLSSTVHGRKGYEFLSDFVPEKMRAEDALKAMASVET; encoded by the exons ATGGCGAACGAGAGGAGTGATGGCAAGGAGAGCAAGAACGGCGCGAAGAAGGAAGCTGAAGGCCAAAGTAAGGTTGGTAAAAGTAAAGGTAAAGGTTTGGAGATTGACATGAAGAAGCAGATTCAGAGGAAGCCCAAGGAAGAggcggagaagaagaaaaaggagcaagtggtggttgagaagaagaagatgactaAAAGGAAGATGGGCGACGAATCCTTggaaatggagaagaagaagaggaggagtacGGTAGGAGCCACTGAAAACTcggagaagaaggaaaggaaggtGAAGAAAGGGGACATGGGGGAGGACACGGCGAAGAAGGAGAAAAGTAGGAAGAAAATTGAGAACGTTTCCTCCATCGCTGACGATGAAGAAGAGGCCGGTAACGTCTCCTGCAGCTTCCCGATGAGCCGGGTGCGGCGCCTCATGCGCCTCGAGGGAGGCAATGCCAATGTCACCATCACCGGGATCGCTTCCAACGCCGTATTCCTCGTCAACAAGGCTTCT GAGATGTTTCTGGAGAAGTTTGTTGAGGATTCTTATTCAAGAGGGACGAAGAGGCAAAAGAAATCTCTCAACTATAATGATCTAT CATCGACTGTTCATGGTCGAAAGGGATACGAGTTCTTGTCAG ATTTTGTCCCAGAGAAGATGAGAGCTGAGGATGCTCTGAAGGCAATGGCATCAGTTGAAACATGA
- the LOC122015353 gene encoding H/ACA ribonucleoprotein complex subunit 4-like — MSSTVAEIPSPSAVDTEKKKKKKKSKDDKKTAADDDVLPHLPSAAEGVDDKDFFIKPQSFTPSVDTSSWPILLKNYDRLNVRTGHYTPLPAGHSPLKRPLAEYLRYGILNLDKPSNPSSHEVVAWIKRILRSEKTGHSGTLDPKVTGNLIVCIDRATRLVKSQQGAGKEYVCVARLHSDVPDVAKVARALETLTGAVFQRPPLISAVKRELRIRTIYDSKLLEYDPERHLVVFWISCQAGTYVRTLCVHLGLILGVGGHMQELRRVRSGILGEKDNMVTMHDVMDAQWMYDNFKDESYLRRVVMPLEVVLTSYKRLVVKDSAVNAICYGAKLMIPGLLRFENDIEVGEEIVLMTTKGEAIALGIAEMTTAVMATCDHGSVAKIKRVVMDRDTYPRKWGLGPRALQKKKMIAEGLLDKHGKPNEKTPAEWQRNVVLPAGEDSMVASLAAAPEPEVQKEEEIIEVKKHKKKHKDKDNEGDNETEGRKRKLEDTAEEPAAKKLKVEEVEEGVVGDEVKKLKKVKVEEVEDAKVEANVEEELNEKSVKKKKKKEKSSKNISEVDSSDEEKSTEKKKKKKKKHSGGEEAELAASLTENTDAEKSQKKEKKKKKNRDAELIEA; from the coding sequence ATGTCTTCGACGGTGGCTGAGATCCCCTCGCCATCGGCGGTCGAtactgagaagaagaagaagaaaaagaagagcaaGGACGACAAGAAAACCGCCGCCGATGATGACGTCCTTCCTCACCTCCCTTCCGCCGCCGAAGGCGTTGATGACAAGGACTTTTTCATCAAGCCCCAATCTTTCACCCCTTCCGTCGACACTTCCTCATGGCCGATCCTCCTTAAGAATTACGACCGACTCAACGTCCGCACCGGCCACTACACGCCGCTCCCAGCTGGGCATTCCCCCCTCAAGAGGCCCCTTGCGGAGTACCTCCGTTACGGCATCCTCAACCTCGACAAGCCCTCCAACCCCTCCTCTCACGAGGTCGTTGCCTGGATCAAGCGCATCCTCCGCTCCGAGAAGACCGGCCATAGCGGTACCCTCGATCCCAAAGTCACCGGAAATCTTATTGTCTGCATCGATCGTGCCACTCGTCTCGTCAAGTCTCAGCAGGGCGCCGGGAAAGAGTACGTCTGCGTCGCCCGACTCCACTCCGATGTCCCCGACGTCGCCAAGGTCGCCCGCGCCCTGGAGACCCTTACCGGTGCAGTCTTCCAGAGGCCCCCTCTCATTTCTGCTGTCAAGCGCGAGCTCCGCATCAGGACTATCTACGACAGTAAGCTGCTCGAGTATGATCCCGAGCGCCACCTCGTCGTCTTCTGGATCTCTTGTCAGGCTGGCACCTACGTCCGTACCCTCTGCGTCCATCTCGGGCTGATTCTTGGCGTGGGAGGGCATATGCAAGAGCTGCGGCGTGTCCGTTCAGGGATCCTCGGCGAGAAGGACAACATGGTGACCATGCACGATGTGATGGACGCCCAGTGGATGTATGATAACTTCAAGGATGAGAGCTACTTGAGGCGGGTGGTGATGCCGTTGGAGGTGGTTCTTACTAGCTACAAGAGGCTGGTCGTCAAGGACTCTGCAGTTAATGCTATTTGCTATGGCGCGAAGCTGATGATTCCGGGGCTTCTGAGATTTGAGAATGATATTGAAGTCGGCGAGGAAATCGTGTTGATGACCACAAAAGGGGAAGCGATCGCTCTGGGAATTGCTGAGATGACTACTGCTGTTATGGCAACATGCGACCATGGATCGGTTGCTAAAATTAAGAGGGTGGTGATGGACAGGGATACTTATCCCAGAAAATGGGGGTTGGGGCCGAGAGCTCtgcagaagaagaagatgattgcTGAGGGGCTCCTGGATAAGCACGGGAAGCCCAATGAGAAGACTCCAGCTGAGTGGCAAAGGAATGTGGTGCTGCCAGCCGGTGAGGATTCAATGGTCGCCAGCCTCGCCGCCGCACCGGAGCCTGAGgtgcagaaggaagaagaaattaTAGAAGTGAAGAAACATAAGAAGAAACACAAAGACAAGGATAATGAGGGTGATAATGAAACGGAAGGAAGGAAACGCAAGTTGGAGGATACTGCCGAAGAACCAGCTGCGAAGAAGCTGAAGGTTGAGGAGGTAGAAGAGGGTGTCGTTGGTGACGAAGTAAAGAAGCTGAAGAAAGTGAAAGTTGAGGAGGTTGAAGATGCTAAAGTGGAGGCCAATGTTGAGGAAGAACTGAATGAGAAGAgtgtaaaaaagaaaaagaagaaggaaaagagcaGTAAAAATATAAGTGAAGTCGATTCTTCAGATGAAGAGAAATCAactgagaagaagaaaaagaaaaagaagaagcactcaggtggtgaagaggctgaactCGCAGCCAGCTTGACAGAGAACACTGATGCAGAGAAAAgccagaagaaggagaagaagaagaaaaagaaccgTGATGCTGAGTTAATAGAAGCCTGA
- the LOC122017994 gene encoding germin-like protein subfamily 2 member 2 — MSSITSSLLLLLLLLAAASLTHVIAADPDMLQDLCVADLNSAVRVNGFPCKPATNVSASDFFFSGLARPGATNTTMGSVVTRANVEQIPGLNTLGISMTRVDYAPGGLNPPHVHPRASEIVFVLAGEIEVGFVTTANRLVGRTIGAGEVFVFPRGLVHWQRNVGSTPAAAVAAFNSQLPGSLGVAAALFASEPAVADEVLERAFQIGAREVRRIRRRLAPH, encoded by the exons ATGTCGTCCAtcacctcctccctcctcctcctcctcctcctcctcgccgcCGCCTCCCTAACCCACGTCATCGCTGCCGACCCCGACATGCTCCAAGACCTCTGCGTTGCCGATCTCAACTCTG CTGTGAGGGTGAACGGGTTCCCGTGCAAACCGGCGACGAACGTGAGTGCGTCCGACTTCTTCTTCTCGGGCCTGGCCCGTCCCGGCGCCACCAACACCACGATGGGCTCGGTGGTGACGCGAGCCAACGTGGAGCAGATCCCGGGCCTCAACACCCTCGGCATCTCGATGACGCGCGTCGACTACGCGCCCGGCGGGCTCAACCCGCCTCACGTCCACCCGCGCGCCTCCGAGATCGTCTTCGTTCTCGCGGGGGAGATCGAGGTGGGGTTCGTGACGACGGCGAACAGGCTAGTGGGGAGGACGATCGGTGCGGGAGAGGTGTTCGTCTTCCCGCGGGGGCTCGTCCACTGGCAGCGCAACGTGGGGTCGACGCCGGCGGCGGCGGTCGCCGCCTTCAATAGCCAGCTGCCGGGGTCGCTGGGGGTGGCGGCGGCGCTGTTCGCGTCGGAGCCGGCGGTGGCGGACGAGGTGCTGGAGAGGGCGTTCCAGATCGGGGCAAGGGAGGTCAGGCGGATCAGGAGACGCCTCGCGCCCCACTAG